The genome window ACATAATTAATAGTTCCTATTTTTGTATTAATTTAAGTTAAAACTACTTATTGTTTTGGTAGTTGAATTAAGGTTTTTCTTTAATAGCTACGGAATTGCTCTACTTCTTCGGTATAGCGAATGGGTAAAACGTATTCGAGGTTTTCGTGGGGACGAGCGATGATGTGGGTAGAAAGTACTTCTCCACCGTTGACACCATTGGCTCTTTCAATCCCGGCGGCAATAGATGCCTGTACTTCTGATACGTCTCCTCTGATAATGACGGTTACACGACCACTACCGATTTTTTCATAACCTACAAGGGTTACACGAGCGGCTTTCACCATGGCATCAGCGGCTTCTACCACTGCTGGAAACCCTAGGGTTTCAATCATTCCTACT of Cyanobacterium sp. HL-69 contains these proteins:
- the ccmK1 gene encoding carbon dioxide concentrating mechanism protein CcmK1, which encodes MSIAVGMIETLGFPAVVEAADAMVKAARVTLVGYEKIGSGRVTVIIRGDVSEVQASIAAGIERANGVNGGEVLSTHIIARPHENLEYVLPIRYTEEVEQFRSY